Part of the Anoplopoma fimbria isolate UVic2021 breed Golden Eagle Sablefish chromosome 4, Afim_UVic_2022, whole genome shotgun sequence genome, CATTTATCAGCactgtggatttattttttttttctcctctccatgTATGCgacaacaaaataattttcaGAGCACTGCCTCACATTTCTGCAGCCGTGCTTTGGAGGGTTTCAGAGCTTAGTTTTGAGAAggcaaaaaaaggaacatttcactGTGGATCACATTTTACAACCGCAGTTAAACctaaaaatacagttttgtcACATCAAATGGATCAAAATGGGATAAAAGTGATAAGAACATTAGTGCATCACTTATAAGCTACCGTACCTCCATGTTTGAGGAGTTCACTTACATTTCTCTAAATATATTCATTCCATTTCTGAGCGACTGAGTCTTGCTGGATTACTGCTCAATTTATGAGAAGGCTGTTCTTAAGCTTGTTGTGCTCCAAAAAAAAATtttgttgatgttattttttGCTCCAAATCTGAATGATGCACTAAGAGGTTCCAGTTTAGTTGGCGCAAGGGTCCACGTTACGTCCAATCAGATTATCAGGGACAGCCACCTTTGCTCTGCACACAGCCATTGGTGGACTTCCATTactgcagaggaggagatgctCAACTGCAAGCAGGGATGGGTTAGAAATCATCACATGTTCATAATTTAATGGAAAAGGTTACAggtgttatatatttatcttgTAATCAAAAAATAACgtttataataatgtttatatattattaaacgTAAAGAACTGAGCCTTTTTCCCCCCATTACAACGAACATAGACACTagttcattttaaaccaatgCGACAAAAACTATCCTGCTGCCGTAAATACTCACTATTTATAACACTCActcagctgttttaggaaactactgaaccttttctttttttattaagctCGTTTGTGATCAGGAACATGTGTCGTTGGTAGAAACACATGGGCTTGGGGCTGAGCGCTATGGTCAGGTTAGCAATAGTAACACATCGTTGGTTTTGGTCCTTTCTTTAGAATTTGTCCAGAAAAGTATAGAATAACAGCATTGTCCTTTTAAGTGTTTGCCCACTGCAGCTAATTGACGAGGAGCCTGATTAGAAGTTAGCGGCACAAATACAGCCAACACACACCGGGGGTTTGTTACAGCCGAGTGCCTCCCTTCAGATCTTTTTACCGATTATCCTCGTccgtctctctccttctcttcccctccctctcacgCTAAATGGAAGCTGTGTGTTGCCGTGTTAGAAAGCCAGTCACATCCCTCTCACTCTTCTTTGTAGCCTCTCTTcgtgtctccctctctctttttcatttcccaCCTCTACCTTTTTCTCTGTCTATCCTTggcacactctctctctgtctctctctctgtctctctctgtctttttcttctcccgCACTGCTCCCTCCAGCCTTCGCTCCGTCCACGCCGACACCCTCCACTAAGTCTGCCGGAGTCATGGCCTTCAGATCCTGACAAGAATTCAGTACCCgcgtccgtgtgtgtgtgtgcctgtgtctTCAAGCATAGATGAAATATGAGCTGTTAAATATGAATGCAGGGTTATGTTCCGATGGCCGTGTAGTCACGTCATTCATGCATGGAGGAGTAGTAAAAAAATAGTccatgcacatatacacacacacacatggcgaTCAGTGTGTACGACAAGTAACTGCAGAGCTTCTGTGGTATTATTCTGCATCACATTTGCTATCCATTTGTCTGTTATAGTtgccacacacacgcacacgcacacacacacacacacacacacacacacacacacacacacacacacacgcacacgcacacacacacacacacacacacacacacacacacacacagagaggcaggcCCTGGATTCAGGCTTCACTGACTTTAAACCTTGCTCAGGCTGACAGTAATTTCTGCCTCCAAATTACATTCCAATGGCTTCATAAatctgctgcctcctcctccgcctctttTTCCTCCCGTCCTTCCtgcctctctctatctcccccttttctctgccgtccccccctcttcttcctctcaccCTTTTACTCCAGTCTCACTTAATTTTTCCTGTAAACCTTCAccctcctctttccctctccgCCTCTATTTCAccatccctctttctcccttcctctccctctcctccccccccccatcacttGTTTTCCCCGTTTCCCCCACACTCCTTCTCTCTGGCGCTCGCTCAGTAAATGAGAAACAGGGAGGCAGAGATGGGGAAGTTACGTGTGCGGGGTAgttaaacagtcacacacacacataaatccaTAAAGATACATACGCACACCCACATAAACACAGTttcacacagacacgcacacacacacagactcacagatGTGCTCGTAAACACACAAGAAAtgtgcaaatacacacatacatgagcACACATCCAAAGTCAAACATCATAAACAGCACATTACACTTTGATTGAAAGACAAGCATTTGTGCTGCCATATATTTGCCGTGCCTCTAAATTGACTTGCAGGCATATGTGTGTTtgcgcacacacccacacacacacacacacacatttgcatgaaTACACCCGTGCACACACTTTGCCGTTTTAATGAGAGTGTTCATTTTACAGATTGTGCCTCTAGGTGAAATAATTGCCAATGTTGGGCCCTGATGGCTGGTCCAAGTGTTCTCAGGCCAGTTGTCTTTATGGGCCACGGCGGGCAGCGAACACACCCCTCATCTCCCTCACTGCCGCTTTaactgctgctctgctgcagccGACACACACCCGCCATGAAGATATGGCCATAATATGCATAAGCACACAATGTAGAAACCAGCCAACGCAttaacactaaacacacacatgtacacacccGAGGCGGAGGCCAGCAGAGAACAATAGGGCCGTCTGACAATGGGGCTCAGAGGAATTCTCTCCTCTATATTAATATTCAGCAGAGTGGATgtagagagagagtgtgtcaGCAGGGACGCATGCTCATCAACCTCGCTAACGCTGGGGTTAGGCAGCCACATGATTACAAAGTACTCAGACTTTGGTCCCTAGACCCATAACTATTAATCCCTAGCTCCTACTCCCTCGCTTCCTATCTCCTTGCTCCCTGCAGTGCACAGAGCGAGCACTCCTGCCAAGTACCACAGCTGtcacttttctttgctttttcattttccaaattATTCTGAACAGCCTGACGGAGCAAAGGGTGGATGGGAAATGGAGATTTGATTTCCTGCCGCCACCGACTACAGTGTTTCAAATTTGTGAAAATGCAGCTCGAAGGTCGTCTGGGGGAGAATTTTCAAAAGAATTTTAAAACATGATTGAACctggtaatttttttttttaatcaaaacgGCAAAAGTAcacagtttttattgttttattctgtaacCAGAGATATCGTAGTGCTTCTTCGTCTCATTTTCACCTGTAGTGCCAGACGCTCCTCTCTATATCTCACCTCCATCTATAGATTGTACAAGGTGCCCTTTAACGACGCAATTACAGTAAATGCATGGCCATACttcttttcatacatttccgTACATACTTTAAATCTTTAAGAGCATGCAGATATTAACACATCTCTACACTTGTCTGTAACAGATGTGTTGCATAAAAAGTGTCCAACACATGTCAGGGCTCGTTATACTGCAGCCTCCCGCAGCCCTGAGCTCAGATTCAAATGTATTGTCTTTATATGTTTATTCTTGTATATTTCTCTATGTGTTCTCAGTTTATTCAGCTGGTTTTAACAGACTTCTCCatgaagcaaagaaaaaaagatgctaaTATCTGATCGTTATGGTACAAagcaaagaggaaaacaaaacagcacaaGCATTTGGGCTGCACAGAAGCCACAGTGAAAGTCACATATTGCAGCTTGCCTGTAGGCTACACAGTTGTCATTGACTTGCTCACAAGAGCAGGGATTTCTGTCCCCATGAGGAATGAGGCGTTCTCTGTGCTCTCTgttctgcagaagaagaaaaaaaacaagtacaacGGAAAAGATGCACAGCGAAGAGTCAGTCAAGAATGTTTTTTGACCTCAACACTAAATGGGTCACCTGCCCAAAGTGTGGGAACTGCTCTCTTTATCGTTGCTACTGCTCCTCACTAGTTGTGTGAGAAGTATGACAAAGTAGAAAGTCATAGGAAGAAATGATATGCAGGAGTTGTTTTGATaggaaaataataacataattgtacctattaaaaagaaaatactgagaTATTTACACTTATTACTGAGCAACTCTAGCATGATTCAAGTATTTACTCCTTTTCTGCAAACCCTTACTGTTTTACATCACTGTAGGTCATTTGCTACAGTTCATTAGTCAGGGAACAGTTACTCATTTGACTGTGGTTTTACTTTGTAAGGATACAGGACATTAATTAAAGAAattcaaacacaaaagaaagcaaTGGACTGTTGTCTAAACACCTGTTGGCCAACACCTGAGATCTGATTCTGGACACATACAAGAAATAAACTCTACTATCTTTTTAGAAAATATGTGCCATAATGTCTATCTTGGGTTGCAACTATGATTATTTCCATCATCGATGATTCAATCTCATTTTACTGATTAATTGAATGAAAAATTAGAATGGCACTTGGGGAGCACAGACCTCAGCCAAGGTCATGCCCTATCTTGCAATGTTAACCAAAGTGAAACATAATTTGTATATCCACCCAGTGACTCGCATCTCCGTGATCCTGCTGACAGGCAAATAGGCCGGGCTGAAAACACAACCTCCTTggcagaggtaaaaaaaacgtTTACAAAAATGCTCATCACAGTTACaaagttaaaatgtaaattgcttgttttgtccaaccaaggGTCCAAAAGACAATTTTGTTTCAATTTGCtatcatagtaaaaaaaaagctgcacaaaACACCACATTGTTGGCATTTGggtttaaatcattaaatccATAAATAACTATAAGAGCATTCAGAGAGCAAACACCTCCACCAAGTCCTTTTCcataagagaaaaataatttggTATCTCACCCGTGATTCGGATCATCACCAAAATTGAAGTTCTTTCTTGGCCCGTGCTACAACTTTCTAcaaaatttcataaaaatcGGGCCGgtactttttctttaatctaCAAAATCTCCTTGGCGGAGGTAATCATCACGGTTGTTGCCAACCTTTTATGGCACactatttatgatttattgacTAAACATTTCGGCTCTAGTGTATtctcatattttgtatttattcgaAAATACACATAGAAAACAGTGACAACATCTAACATCTTTATTGCCAGATATTAGAGACCTAATGAAACTTCATATCAGACGGTTGTTGACCTTACATTGAAGAACCTTTACCACTACCATTAGAAGTCAAGAGTTTTTCTATGCGGTCTGAATTTCAATGTGAATGAGGGGGCTGCTAGGACACTTGACCCTGTTGGGATTTATAAAATTCTAATGAGtatgcatttaaaaactgcacCTTTTAACATCAGAGGCATACAATTTGTATAAAAGAGGAGATAAACTCAATGGGCAGTCAAAACTCTTTGTGATCCAGCGAAAGATGTCTGGCTCAATGTCAAGGTGTATCCGTTCATCATCAACAGCTTTTGTAATCTCTTTCTTGGAGGCTAGCCGCTTATATTCAGAGATTTGAGAAAtgtaatacaattaataaatgtagatatttccttttaaaagtttaaaagcaTTGTGCATAAACACAGTTAAGACAAACAGAAGTCAGTTACTTTCTGTACCTTTCTCTGACCTTCCTCAAGCTCCGACAGACATCTTTTTCTGATGGTCCCCTCTCCTAAATGACTAGAGTCTAGCTGTTCCCTCCTAACTGCCGGCTCTAATACGTGCTCCCTAATGCTCCCCATTTCCTTAGTCTCCTCTCCCCCATCACACTCCCCTATAGCGAGGCCTCTGAAAATCCATCACAAAAAGTTTTAAGGACAGCCTCGACATTATACAGATAGAGCTTCACATATTGATGTCTAATGGGCAATGGCAGCGAGCTGTTGAAATGCTGCTGCTCTTCAATATTCACGTCTTGTCCAACGCAGGCAGACATTTTGCCTGCGGTAGGCAAAGATTAGTGCCGAGTGTAAGGGTAGTTCTGGACCAGACATTGCAACCAATTAAGGGGACTTGTTTTAAAACGACAGTTCCCATCATTAACGGTGACATCTGCTTTTAATACATGACTGATGACATCCAATTAAAAGTCTTCATTTGAAGTATGATTTGACTTCAAAGCCACTTAAAAGCCTTGCCCTCCAAAATACCAACACGAGAGGATTTTGAAGTATTAGACATCAATCCAATAATTACAAAGGAATGGGATAAAAAGGGTGTAGCAATTTATAATGCTCTTACAGCCCGAAACGTAAAGCTCTGTATACATATAGACTGTCCTTGAACAGAACATTATCTCCTTAAATGCCATTCACTAAGTCGATGCATTTTGCAAACAACATCTATTTAGCATTCTGTCCCATCTCGAGCTGTTTTCATTACGCATGTTAGCCGCACTCTGCACATATAAATCAGTTTACTATGCCACAAACTGGGTATCAATCTGGAgcgttttttattaaaaaggacaATTTATCACACCACGCACTGCACAACTTCCTCCCACACCAGCTACTCTACTAAACTGTTCACCCAATTAAAGACATTCCTTTCCATTTGTGGAGCCAGTTAAAGCACCGAACCtaaaatagaaacacacacagtcggTCCGAGTTCAAGATAGATGATGCAAAATTCATGGGTGATTTTAAACACCCTTCAAGgatacacacaggcacagacatGAGGCTGTTGACCAACTTCTTCTCAGCTGCAGCGAGTGtcctttgaaaatgaaaatgaggacGTCTTTATTTGTCTCTATTTGTGTTTAAGCAAACTGCATGATAATTTCCCAGTTGGCTATGTAGTCTACTTACTCTGGGATGAAGTGAACAGGCGAATGTGAGCAACGGAGCAGTTAATGGCCTTGATGAATCTGTCTCCGTGCACTCAGTATGCCTGATGATAACCTTATATTTCTAAAGCCGGTTTTCACTTGGGGGTTTCATTCTGAACACAAGATACAGGCACTTAACGTGTGGTGGTTAATGAAAGCTCAAAAGctttgtttgaagaaaaaaacctgaaataaaacatggagTTACCTTAATGGGAGGTTTGTGTCCATTGGGAGCTTAGTGTTGCGCATATGGAGCGCTGACCTTCAGGAAGTATTTTCACGAGGTACTTAATTTTGAAAGGTATAACCGTTCTGATGGGGATAATTATTTAGCCCGTCCCTTTTAGTATTCCATACTGTGCCAACATTGAAATCTAAAAGTACATCTTGGCGTCACTTAAGACAGCTGGTATAAAAAAATAGACAGGAAAGCATTTCATTTATGCAGCCCCGTAAAAGCacctttatctttatttattttagcaatAAACACATGAAAGACATTAAAACTACTGGgccaatatttgaaaaaaaatattaagttgAAGTATACAAAGTGCATTATAGATTTGAGGGGATTACAGGCCTATtcaggcaatattatatataatatttcttgCAGTTGAACCCTTAGAAATTGAGCTCACTTAATAATAAAAGCTAGTTAAATGGCTCCAAATGGACGGGGTCTGGTTTTGCACCTTTGATTCATTTTTGATGTGTTACGAATGGCCCTTTGTGTGTGGTAGAGAAGGATTTTCCACATTTTCTAAATTCctcaaatacttttttcctcTTATTCACTGCCTCTccgaataaaaaatgttaaaactgtaCTTTTCTGCTGTCTCCTCTCAGGGTGGTGCTCACTGACACTCAGCCAGCTGTCCTTCTGAAGCAAACAGCAGTGAAGTCTACCTGAAGGATTCAAGACAGCGGCCAAACTTCTGCTAACCTGTGGGGGAACTTTTCACACACTGAGCCCCTTGACCGGCCATCACGCCGCTGCTCAGAGCTCACTACATACAGCCTCTGAAGATCATCTGTGTGAACTGAAAAGGAAGCgattaaacatttaacagagGAGAGTGAGGCAGAAAcggagagggaaggagaaagaagCCTCTCAACCCAACTCTTACAGCCCGCCCCGTCCAAACTGTCCATCACAGCCACAAACGTACTCATTACCATCACTGAACCGTGAAATTGATGTTGTAATAATTGGTATAATACAACCAATAATAGTACGGACTCTTTGCTGGATTTTTTCTGAGCTGTGGAAATCCCACTTATTCTCTCCTTACTGCTCATTAATTATAACCACAACCTGGTTATTCAAAGCAAGTGTAACACGGCACTGAACTATTTCTGCATGACCCACTGCTTGCATGAGTATCCAGGATTGCTTTTGACTTCGAGGAAGGACCCTTGAGCCCTCAACCATCTTCTGACTGTCTGCCCGACTGTAGCATTTGGGTGTGGAGCGGTGGGTTCAGAATTAGGCCTCTGGACGCTTGTTGAAGATGACTTGAGTTGGCAGGCCTAAAAGCCCCttacccagagagagagagagagagagagcttggCAGTAGGGCACACATACAACACAGAAATGTGGGTGCCCAGGCGGCTTTGAGCCATGCTGGTGTTGCTACTTGCCGAGCCCTGGAGTACAGGCTATCATCATccctatcatcattcacccaAGCTGAGGAAGATTCTACGACCCTGAGGAGCGGGGCTACACTTGTGAGCGATTCAAAGAAGACGGGGAAACTgcgttaacacacacacagagatccaCGGCTACATCCTGTAttgcacatacagacacacttaATACTCCTCTCCACAAATCCTTGatacaggaaaaacaaagcCTCGGCGGACGTGAAAGGCACAGAGACTGAGAAGGTTTGCAAGCCCTCTGCAATCACACCCTGGGTCGATCAGACCTTCCACGCAAACACAGGCACTTTCCTCCTGCATTCACCGCAATGAACAACACCACAGTTACATCGTGCTTTCAGCTACATgataggggaaaaaaaaaaactggctctGTGCTCACACAAAGGCTTTTATTTCAGAAGATGATTGAAATgttggaggtgtgtgtggagggggggcaAAGGGAGAGGATGGCGAATGCGGAGGCGAGAAAGCTGTGGACGAGAGggagtgagaaagagaaggtGGGGAGAAATAAGAGGTGGGGGGTCTGCTGCAtctaaatgaaaaagagaaactaaGTCGCCaccagggagagaaagagagagagaggaggtctgGGCAGGAGGACTGAACCAGAGCTGATTGATCCAATCTCAGTGTGCAGGAATCAACAGACAACTGGAGAGGAAATGATAAAAGAGGATTAGAAAGAGAAATAGAggcaggggaggagaggagaggaggaggagagtgactGCACGGACACTTCGGTAAACAATCCTAAGAGTGGATATAATGAAAGATTATGAAGGGgaagaggtggtggtggtggtggtgggcgGATTGGAGAGGTAGATGGCGTGAAAGATAAAGATACAGCGAAGGGGAGAGCGACAGTTGCAGAGAacgagacagggagggagagaagacagaaaatCTAAATATCATTAAGAGGAAGTGTCGATAGGAAACCTTGGCATGTCGGCAAAAAACACTCATACAGGTTTGTGCCAAGAGGTATTTATGAAAGGGAAGCGGGGAAAGTGTAGCACCAAAGCATATGCTAGTTGATATTCATAAAGCATTCCCAATATGGTCTCAGCTCCTACCTTGACACTCCCTCTTGTGTGCATATGTTCCCCTCCCTtactttctctgtctctcaaacTGGGGACATTTGGAAACATTCAGATTTAAGCTAAAAATACCATTaagtaaagagagaaataaagtcTGGGTCCATGCCAAATTGCACAGTACACGCACACGTCTTTTTTACCATCAAATATCAAATACTGCCTGTGTAGAGCCGAGACAGgagccgtttttttttttatccagatctttctctctcacacacacacttgtagaGGCACAAACAAGCATGAACTGGTACACAAAtgctgctattttttttacacctttcttacaggaaaaaaaacaccattcttttttttgcagcaaactCAGCTGATACCGACTTGAGTCTTCACTGCCAGGaactcatttcctctctcctcctctgactgactgtccaactctccatctgtctcctccccccccccccctcccgtCTTTTCTATTGTTGCCATCTCTTGTTTGCTTTGCATGGATTTTGACTGCAGCCAAGGGGCAATTTTGCATCGAGCACTGAGTTCACATAcgaacacgcacacatacacatgcatgcgtGCACAGAAGGGGAGGGCAGGGGGGGGAACTTGCCTTTGGAGGATTTGTTTATCAAATTTGCTGTCAAATCATGTCAGGCATTTCACATCAGGGCACATTTTACAGCCTGAGGCTACCCGAAAGAAAAGGATTCAAACAAGAGTACGCCACTATGTAATTTCCACAACTTTCACTACTGTATATTATTCATATTCTATAAATAGTGTGCTGTGAATGTGAGTGCAAAGAGATCATTTTATCTGAATTGTAAATTCATGTTATTGATGTTGATGTCAGGAAATTCGCTAGGAGACAAGTCATAAAACATAGACAGAGGAACGTATTAATGCTGCAGAAAAATGCTTCTCTGTAAAACATCTCGCTAAAACATTTCTGGGGATTTCAAGACCACTTGCCTGAATAATTTATAGAATTTTAACGAACAATAACAACCAAGAGAAAACATGCATTATACATGTCAGCTTGTACTGAGACTCTTTTCTGTATGTGAATGCTTTGTGTTcagtatgtttatttatttttgtgtgcatttcctggtgtgtgtttttggtcatAATGTacagcagaaagaaagagcaagcaatttgtgacattttgcttttccatttcttcatttattctttattatttcactGGAAGGTCAGATATAGTGCAGTCACAACAAGTTCAACACTTCTGGTGTCTTCAAAGAAAATCAACAACACTGTGGGCAATTAATCGGATTTCCTTCTCCCCGATCTCTCCTCCATTTTAGTTTCATGTCACTCACTCCATTTCAGTTAATCTACCGGGGAAAAAAATCTTCCATTATTTTCCCTCCCTGCAACTGTCACTGTCCAATTTTCTCCATCTTTGTCATCCTTTTACCAATTCTTGTAATCTTCCTCGCCTGCTCAATCCACCCTTCATCGCACTTTCTGCCTCTAAATGTCCATTTGTCTTCTGCTTGGTCGCTCTGACCCATATAATACTGGAAAGCCCCTATAAAGTATGTCTGCCTATTCAAACCCCAAATCTTCTTCACTCCagataaaacaacattacagcATTAGTTAAGAAATTCTTTGAAGTTCGTCCTGCACTATTTTTATTCTCAAAGTTGTCCTTTTGCAAACAACTCTTTCTACTTtctcttttaaatgtaaaagttacTTTGATTTTAGAATCAGTGAGTTAAAgcctttgtagttgttttaatcCAGTTTccaattttctctctttcaatcAGGAGCTGAGCACCAACATGGCAGCTGAGAGTATTGCTGAGCTCCGCGACTGGCTCTTTCTGCTCCTGCTGTGCCTCACCTTATTGGCTGAGGTGCTGGAACTGGCGGCAGCGGCAATTGCCATGGAGACGGGCGAGGGAGATGAGGGCATTGTTTGTCCCTCGGTGTGCCGCTGTGATGAGGGTTTTGTCTACTGCAACGACCGTGGCCTCAGTATAATTCCTCCGCTACCATTAATGGCTGCCATCCTCTACTTGCAGAGCAACCGGCTGAGTAACGCTGGCCTGCCTCCCTCACTGGAACGCAGCACTTCCATACGAGTGATTTACCTGTATGCCAACCAGTTGGATGAATTTCCTATACACCTCCCGCCTTCGTTACGGGAGCTCCATTTGCAGGATAATAATATACGAACGTTACCGAGATCAGCTCTGGCCAAGTTACCATTACTAGAACGTTTGCACCTGGATGATAACTCTATATCCACAGTTAGCATCCAGGAGCGAGCTTTTTCTGGAACTCCACGGCTTCGACTACTGTTTCTGTCTCGGAACCACCTATCAAGCATCCCTGCAGGCTTGCCGGCATCCTTGGAAGAGTTACGACTGGACGACAATCGAATCAGCACCATCCCCACACATGCCTTCCGAGGGCTCTCCTCCCTGCGACGCTTGGTCCTGGATGGGAACCTGCTGGCCAACACACGCATAGCAGATGACACCTTCACCCGTCTCTCCAACCTGACTGAGCTGTCACTGGTCAGGAATGCGCTGCAGTCTCCGCCAGTCTACCTACCGTCGGCCCACCTTGTGCGACTCCATTTGCAAGACAACGGAATGACTCACGTACCACGTGGGGCGCTGGAAGGGATGCGGCGGCTACAGAGGCTGGACCTGTCGGGAAACAATCTGACCACTCTACCACGAGGACTTCTGAAGGACACAGAAGGCCTGGAGCTGCTACTGCTGCGAGGAAACCCCTGGTACTGTGGCTGCAACCTTCGCTGGCTCCACGCATGGCTGCACAGCCGAGGGGCAGCGGTGACAGTCAGGGGTCTGACCTGTCAGGGGCCCGATCCTGTAAGGGGACAGGCCCTCAGAGAACTAACCTCCCTGATGGAGCAGTGTGAAGGCCCTGCTGCTGGTCCCAGTACTGGAATGGGGATAAACCCAGcagaaaaagatggaggaggaggcgaaGACGGTGTTGGTGGGGGCCAAGCAGTGGCTTCAGTCCCCCAtggcagcaccaccaccacctccctgCTGGTCCCCACACAAGGTTCCCTTTTCACACTGCGAGCCAAGCGGCCGGGCCTTGTTATGCCTCTGCCTCCTGGTGAAGGGGGACAGGTATCTGGAGAGGCCCTGGAGCTGACTGTGAAACCCCTCTCTTCGGACAGTGTACTGGTGACCTGGCTGTGCCCACAGCCGGCACCCTCCTTCCGCTTGTCGTGGCTGAGGTTGGGTAGCAGTGCAGCTCTTGGCTCCATAACAGAGACTCTGGTAcctggagagaggaggcagtACCTCCTTACCCAGCTTACCCCACGCTCCCATTACCTCATCTGTCTGCTGCCACTACGACAGGAATCCTCCTTTGGGGGATCCAGCATGGGTTCATCTCGAGTCAGCAGCATGGACACAGACAGTAAAGACTCTTCCCCGGCCTGCGCTCAGATAGAAACTGGAGAGGCTCTGGTCAGCACAGGAGGTGAGGGTACAGATAAAGAGGGACAGGACTCAGAACTCACAGCCCTGCCATTGGCTGGGATCATAGGGGGTGCCACAGCATTAGTAAGCCTGCTCTTAATCTTTGGCATCTTCTGCTGGTATGGACAGAGAACAAGTTACGTCACCGGGGACTCAGGCTCATACAGCAGGGGCCGGGGCGGAAAACATTACGATGACTATGTAGAGTCAGGCACCAAGAAAGACACTTCCATCTTAGAGATCAGGGCCCCACCTGCAGGGTTTCAGATG contains:
- the flrt1b gene encoding leucine-rich repeat transmembrane protein FLRT1, whose protein sequence is MAAESIAELRDWLFLLLLCLTLLAEVLELAAAAIAMETGEGDEGIVCPSVCRCDEGFVYCNDRGLSIIPPLPLMAAILYLQSNRLSNAGLPPSLERSTSIRVIYLYANQLDEFPIHLPPSLRELHLQDNNIRTLPRSALAKLPLLERLHLDDNSISTVSIQERAFSGTPRLRLLFLSRNHLSSIPAGLPASLEELRLDDNRISTIPTHAFRGLSSLRRLVLDGNLLANTRIADDTFTRLSNLTELSLVRNALQSPPVYLPSAHLVRLHLQDNGMTHVPRGALEGMRRLQRLDLSGNNLTTLPRGLLKDTEGLELLLLRGNPWYCGCNLRWLHAWLHSRGAAVTVRGLTCQGPDPVRGQALRELTSLMEQCEGPAAGPSTGMGINPAEKDGGGGEDGVGGGQAVASVPHGSTTTTSLLVPTQGSLFTLRAKRPGLVMPLPPGEGGQVSGEALELTVKPLSSDSVLVTWLCPQPAPSFRLSWLRLGSSAALGSITETLVPGERRQYLLTQLTPRSHYLICLLPLRQESSFGGSSMGSSRVSSMDTDSKDSSPACAQIETGEALVSTGGEGTDKEGQDSELTALPLAGIIGGATALVSLLLIFGIFCWYGQRTSYVTGDSGSYSRGRGGKHYDDYVESGTKKDTSILEIRAPPAGFQMTAMAHQPLQPKLEDVTYIHTIFPSSSSSSQANGTYRSSHGAGSLNGTILSQTSHHHATYGTNRGYREGGIPDIDYAYT